Proteins encoded within one genomic window of Pigmentiphaga sp. H8:
- the pbpC gene encoding penicillin-binding protein 1C — translation MHPLPAQAFRPADGGLVVTSADGIPLRTYPGEDGIWRYPVSPEDVSPLYLQALLTYEDRWFHWHWGINPYAMARAAWQWATSGRIVSGGSTLTMQVARMIDPALRGAPRSMGIKLRQMARAAQLEWHLSKRDILTLYLNHAPMGGIVEGVEMASRAYLGKPSRQLSHAEAALLTALPQAPSRLRPDRAPEAARAARDKVLARLAQRGRWSAEVVADARIERVIAQPLRGHWLAPLAAERLRQRPQQGTAASRRVVRSTLDAEWQSIVEDMLLDRVDTLPPKVSMAVLVMDNDSLEARVYAGSADFSDARRAAHVDMVRGVRSPGSTLKPFLYAMALDEGMVHSESLLVDAPQTFGGYRPGNFQASFSGAVSVSEALQRSLNVPAVDLLDRIGPARFASVLRAGGLRLRIPAGAAPNLSLILGGAGTTLEELVGAYRALARGGLAGRVRLTADEPRVESRIMSEGAAFIVRDILESGGRPDRPFYAGGRGLAWKTGTSFGFRDAWAVGVTDAWTLGVWVGRPDGTPNPGFFGANVAAPLLQDLVAALPAAAPIPRMPPASVRAQSICWPLGLRADSTPEDMCLQRRQAWSLDDAVPPTLPDRGTQGGLVETIWVDPRSGMRTDPGCRVPGTPRQVARWPLALQPWAEAGMLPGTGAARWHPACGSGSHAGTGVRLEGLDTGAILRPVPGRDRIDVQLRTLGGDGALWWMLDGKPVRRTDGAGPVSLRFTRNGVHTVTVMDEGGRYDSVRFTVRGLPEHARNDGPGGL, via the coding sequence ATGCATCCGCTGCCGGCCCAGGCCTTCCGGCCGGCCGATGGGGGCCTGGTGGTCACATCGGCCGACGGCATCCCCTTGCGCACCTATCCGGGCGAGGACGGCATCTGGCGCTACCCGGTCTCGCCCGAGGACGTGTCCCCGCTGTATCTGCAGGCGCTGCTGACCTACGAGGACCGCTGGTTCCACTGGCACTGGGGCATCAACCCCTACGCCATGGCGCGTGCGGCCTGGCAGTGGGCGACTTCGGGGCGCATCGTCTCGGGCGGATCGACGCTTACCATGCAGGTCGCGCGCATGATCGACCCGGCGCTGCGCGGAGCCCCGCGCAGCATGGGTATCAAGCTGCGCCAGATGGCGCGCGCGGCGCAACTGGAATGGCACCTGTCCAAGCGCGACATCCTGACCCTGTACCTGAACCATGCGCCCATGGGTGGCATCGTGGAAGGCGTGGAGATGGCCAGCCGCGCGTATCTGGGCAAGCCGTCGCGCCAATTGAGCCATGCCGAGGCCGCACTGCTGACGGCATTGCCGCAGGCTCCGTCACGGCTGCGCCCCGACCGCGCGCCCGAGGCGGCCCGGGCCGCGCGCGACAAGGTGCTGGCCCGCCTGGCCCAACGCGGCCGCTGGAGCGCCGAGGTGGTCGCCGACGCGCGCATCGAACGCGTGATCGCGCAGCCGCTGCGCGGCCACTGGCTGGCGCCGCTGGCCGCCGAACGCCTGCGGCAGCGGCCGCAGCAGGGAACCGCCGCCTCCCGCCGCGTGGTCCGGTCGACCCTGGATGCCGAATGGCAGTCCATCGTCGAGGACATGCTGCTGGACCGCGTGGACACGCTGCCGCCCAAGGTGTCCATGGCCGTGCTGGTGATGGACAACGACAGTCTGGAGGCGCGCGTTTACGCGGGGTCGGCCGATTTCTCCGACGCGCGCCGGGCGGCCCACGTGGACATGGTCCGGGGCGTGCGTTCGCCGGGGTCCACGCTCAAGCCCTTCCTGTACGCGATGGCGCTGGACGAAGGCATGGTCCATTCCGAGAGCCTGCTGGTCGATGCGCCGCAGACCTTCGGCGGCTACCGGCCGGGCAATTTCCAGGCCTCCTTCTCGGGCGCGGTCAGCGTGTCCGAGGCCTTGCAGCGTTCGCTCAACGTGCCCGCGGTCGACCTGCTCGATCGCATCGGCCCGGCGCGCTTCGCGTCGGTGCTGCGCGCGGGCGGCCTGCGCCTGCGCATCCCGGCGGGCGCGGCCCCGAACCTGAGCCTGATCCTGGGCGGGGCGGGCACCACGCTGGAAGAACTGGTCGGCGCCTACCGCGCGCTGGCCCGCGGCGGCCTGGCCGGCCGCGTGCGGCTGACCGCCGACGAGCCGCGCGTCGAGTCCCGCATCATGAGCGAGGGCGCGGCCTTCATCGTGCGCGACATCCTGGAGAGTGGCGGCCGGCCCGACCGGCCCTTCTACGCGGGCGGCCGGGGGTTGGCCTGGAAGACCGGCACGAGCTTCGGCTTTCGCGACGCCTGGGCCGTGGGCGTGACCGATGCCTGGACGCTGGGCGTCTGGGTGGGCCGGCCCGACGGTACGCCCAATCCCGGTTTCTTCGGCGCCAACGTCGCCGCGCCGCTGCTGCAGGACCTGGTGGCGGCGCTGCCGGCGGCCGCACCCATCCCCCGCATGCCGCCCGCCTCGGTGCGCGCGCAGTCCATCTGCTGGCCTCTGGGCCTGCGAGCCGACAGCACGCCCGAGGACATGTGCCTGCAACGCCGCCAGGCCTGGTCGCTGGACGATGCCGTGCCGCCCACGCTGCCCGATCGCGGAACACAGGGGGGCCTGGTGGAGACGATCTGGGTCGATCCCCGCTCGGGAATGCGCACGGATCCCGGCTGCCGCGTGCCGGGCACGCCCAGGCAGGTCGCGCGCTGGCCGTTGGCCTTGCAGCCGTGGGCGGAGGCGGGAATGCTGCCGGGAACCGGCGCGGCGCGCTGGCATCCCGCGTGCGGATCGGGCTCGCATGCGGGCACGGGCGTACGGCTCGAAGGCCTGGACACGGGCGCGATCCTGCGCCCGGTGCCGGGGCGCGACCGGATCGACGTGCAACTGCGGACGCTGGGCGGCGACGGCGCGCTGTGGTGGATGCTGGATGGCAAGCCGGTTCGCCGTACGGATGGCGCCGGTCCGGTCTCGCTGCGCTTCACCCGCAACGGGGTGCATACCGTCACCGTGATGGACGAGGGCGGCCGCTACGACAGCGTGCGCTTCACCGTGCGCGGGCTGCCGGAACACGCTCGGAATGACGGCCCGGGAGGCTTATGA
- a CDS encoding 3-oxoacid CoA-transferase subunit A, whose amino-acid sequence MINKIVASVAEALAGVKDGSTILVGGFGTAGLPNALIDGLIEQGAKDLVVVNNNAGNGYTGLAALLQTGRVRKVICSFPRQTDSYVFDELYRAKKIELELVPQGNLAERIRAAGAGVGAFYTPTGFGTLLAEGKETRHINGRDYVLEYPIHGDVALISAYKGDRWGNLTYRKTARNFGPIMATAAKMAIAQVHETVELGELDPEAVVTPGIFVKRVVAVGAQANAQQAA is encoded by the coding sequence ATGATCAACAAAATCGTGGCTTCGGTGGCCGAAGCGCTGGCCGGCGTCAAGGACGGCTCCACCATATTGGTAGGCGGGTTCGGCACGGCCGGCCTGCCCAACGCGCTGATCGACGGTCTGATCGAGCAGGGCGCCAAGGATCTCGTGGTGGTGAACAACAACGCCGGCAATGGCTATACGGGCCTGGCCGCGCTGCTGCAGACCGGGCGCGTGCGCAAGGTGATCTGCTCGTTCCCGCGCCAGACCGACTCCTACGTGTTCGATGAACTCTATCGCGCCAAGAAGATCGAGCTGGAACTCGTGCCCCAGGGCAACCTGGCCGAGCGCATCCGCGCCGCGGGCGCGGGCGTGGGCGCCTTCTACACGCCCACCGGTTTCGGCACGCTGCTGGCCGAAGGCAAGGAAACGCGGCACATCAACGGCCGCGACTACGTGCTGGAATACCCCATCCACGGCGACGTGGCGCTGATCTCGGCCTACAAGGGCGATCGCTGGGGCAACCTGACCTATCGCAAGACCGCGCGCAACTTCGGGCCCATCATGGCGACCGCCGCCAAGATGGCCATCGCCCAGGTGCACGAAACCGTCGAACTGGGCGAGCTCGATCCGGAAGCGGTCGTGACGCCCGGCATTTTCGTCAAGCGCGTGGTGGCCGTCGGGGCCCAAGCCAACGCCCAACAGGCCGCCTGA
- a CDS encoding LysR family transcriptional regulator, producing MDRWRELELFVHIAELGSLTRAAEAAGLSTAAASRHLATLEQRLSARLVERNTRRLYLTEVGQEFYRRSKNILGEMQEAESAVNATVLNPVGDLRVTSSLSFAMRHIAPLLPEYNRRFPNVNVHVITANRYYDLIDNGIDLAVRTREYESDSNLTIRRLAETRRILAASPGYLHRHGTPRTIDELASHRLLLYTYSNRYDELRFSRANEVRVLPVKGVLEANDGQVLCTAAREGLGILVQPKYIIYDDIVAGRLVPVLDDWDLPRLTINLAYPHRQYLPAKTRTFIDFMVEHFRKMDFDRKWAN from the coding sequence ATGGACCGCTGGCGCGAACTGGAGCTGTTCGTCCACATCGCGGAACTCGGCAGCCTGACGCGCGCCGCCGAAGCCGCCGGCCTGTCGACCGCCGCCGCGAGCCGGCACCTGGCCACGCTGGAACAGCGCCTGTCGGCCCGGCTGGTCGAGCGCAACACCAGACGCCTGTACCTGACCGAGGTCGGACAGGAGTTCTACCGGCGCAGCAAGAACATCCTGGGCGAGATGCAGGAGGCCGAGTCCGCCGTCAACGCCACCGTGCTCAATCCGGTGGGCGACCTGCGCGTCACCTCGTCGCTGTCGTTCGCGATGCGCCACATCGCGCCGCTGCTGCCCGAGTACAACCGACGCTTTCCCAACGTGAACGTCCACGTGATCACCGCCAACCGCTACTACGACCTGATCGACAACGGCATCGACCTGGCGGTGCGCACGCGCGAATACGAATCCGACTCCAACCTGACCATCCGCCGGCTGGCCGAGACACGACGCATCCTGGCCGCCTCGCCAGGCTACCTGCACCGCCACGGCACGCCGCGCACCATCGACGAGCTGGCCAGCCACAGGCTGCTGCTCTACACCTATTCCAACCGCTACGACGAGCTGCGCTTCTCGCGCGCGAACGAAGTCCGCGTGCTGCCGGTGAAGGGCGTGCTGGAAGCCAACGACGGCCAGGTGCTGTGCACCGCGGCGCGCGAGGGCCTGGGCATCCTGGTCCAGCCCAAGTACATCATCTACGACGACATCGTGGCCGGACGGCTGGTGCCGGTGCTGGACGACTGGGACCTGCCGCGCCTGACCATCAACCTGGCTTATCCGCACCGGCAGTACCTGCCGGCCAAGACGCGCACGTTCATCGATTTCATGGTGGAACACTTCCGCAAGATGGACTTCGACCGCAAGTGGGCCAACTAG
- a CDS encoding malonic semialdehyde reductase — translation MAIISQEALDQLFTSARTQNGWLDKPVSDEQLKQVYDIAKMGPTSMNCQPMRVVFLRTQEAKERLVPALSPGNLDKVKAAPVTAIIATDTRFHEFMPQLWFREGAKEMFEGNAALAAATAARNGTLQGAYFIIAARAIGLDCGPMSGFDIAKVNAEFFPDGRLTANFICSLGYGDTSKLFDRQQRLSFEQAATLL, via the coding sequence ATGGCCATCATTTCGCAGGAAGCCCTGGACCAGTTGTTCACGTCCGCCCGCACGCAGAACGGCTGGCTGGACAAGCCCGTGTCCGACGAGCAGCTCAAGCAAGTCTACGACATTGCGAAAATGGGACCGACCTCGATGAACTGCCAGCCGATGCGCGTGGTGTTCCTGCGCACGCAGGAAGCCAAGGAACGGCTCGTGCCCGCGCTCAGCCCGGGCAACCTGGACAAGGTCAAGGCCGCGCCGGTCACGGCCATCATCGCCACCGACACGCGCTTCCACGAGTTCATGCCGCAGCTCTGGTTCCGCGAGGGCGCCAAGGAAATGTTCGAGGGCAATGCCGCGCTGGCCGCCGCCACCGCTGCCCGCAACGGCACGCTGCAGGGCGCCTATTTCATCATCGCGGCCCGCGCCATCGGCCTGGATTGCGGCCCGATGAGCGGCTTCGACATCGCCAAGGTCAACGCCGAGTTCTTCCCCGACGGCCGCCTGACCGCCAACTTCATCTGCTCGCTGGGCTACGGCGATACGTCCAAGCTGTTCGACCGCCAGCAGCGCCTGTCTTTCGAGCAGGCCGCCACGCTGCTCTGA
- a CDS encoding intradiol ring-cleavage dioxygenase — protein sequence MTEPQPVPAPTELERDLLRMARLPARRLALARMLGAGAAALGLPGLARAGDAAPSGACIALPEETAGPYPANGGGPTSSAANVLASSGVVRSDLRDSFGGPTGTAQGVPLQLTIRLVDVSTGCAPLPGRAVYLWHCTRDGGYSLYTRALRDENFLRGVQVADAQGEVRFQTIFPGCYPGRYPHLHLEVYPTADGTPRYDRKYLTSQLVLPQDACGAVYGEARGYESSLHAYARISLAKDGIFSDNSPAEIAAQTVAMKGNPDQGYVGHATVGMLG from the coding sequence ATGACAGAACCGCAACCGGTGCCTGCCCCAACCGAACTGGAGCGCGACCTGCTCCGGATGGCCCGCCTTCCGGCCCGCCGGCTCGCGCTGGCCCGCATGCTGGGCGCGGGCGCCGCGGCGCTTGGCCTGCCGGGTCTCGCGCGCGCCGGCGATGCCGCGCCCTCGGGCGCCTGCATCGCGCTGCCCGAGGAAACCGCCGGCCCCTATCCGGCCAACGGCGGCGGCCCCACCAGCAGCGCGGCCAACGTCCTGGCCTCGTCCGGCGTCGTGCGCAGCGACCTGCGCGACAGCTTCGGCGGCCCGACCGGCACAGCCCAGGGCGTACCGCTGCAATTGACGATCAGGCTGGTCGACGTCAGCACCGGCTGCGCGCCGCTGCCGGGCCGGGCGGTCTACCTGTGGCATTGCACGCGCGACGGCGGCTATTCGCTGTACACCCGCGCACTGCGCGACGAGAACTTCCTGCGCGGCGTGCAGGTGGCCGACGCCCAGGGCGAGGTCCGCTTCCAGACCATCTTCCCGGGTTGCTACCCGGGCCGCTATCCGCACCTGCACCTGGAGGTCTACCCCACGGCAGACGGTACCCCGCGCTACGACCGCAAGTACCTGACGTCCCAGTTGGTGCTGCCGCAGGACGCCTGCGGCGCGGTCTACGGCGAGGCCCGTGGCTACGAGTCCAGCCTGCATGCCTACGCGCGCATCAGCCTCGCGAAGGACGGCATCTTCAGCGACAACTCGCCGGCCGAGATCGCCGCGCAAACCGTCGCGATGAAAGGCAATCCGGACCAGGGCTACGTCGGCCACGCAACCGTGGGCATGCTGGGCTGA
- a CDS encoding 3-oxoacid CoA-transferase subunit B encodes MNKMNRDQMAQRVARDIPEGAYVNLGIGLPTLVANHLPADREVLLHTENGLLGMGPAPEKGHEDWDLINAGKQPVTALPGAAYFHHADSFAMMRGGHLDICVLGAFQVSVKGDLANWHTGAPDAIPAVGGAMDLAIGAKQVFVMMDLLTKTGSSKLVETCSYPLTGVGCVSRVYSDLAVFDIKKDGVYASDVVDGLSFDELQRLCGVPLRKA; translated from the coding sequence ATGAACAAGATGAATCGAGACCAGATGGCCCAGCGCGTGGCGCGCGACATTCCCGAGGGCGCCTACGTGAACCTGGGCATCGGCCTGCCCACCCTGGTGGCTAACCATCTGCCGGCGGACCGCGAGGTCCTGCTGCACACCGAGAACGGCCTCCTGGGCATGGGCCCCGCGCCCGAGAAGGGCCACGAGGACTGGGACCTGATCAACGCCGGCAAGCAGCCGGTCACCGCGCTGCCCGGCGCCGCCTATTTCCACCATGCCGATTCCTTCGCGATGATGCGCGGCGGCCATCTGGACATCTGCGTGCTGGGCGCCTTCCAGGTGTCGGTCAAGGGCGACCTGGCGAACTGGCACACCGGCGCGCCGGATGCCATTCCCGCCGTGGGCGGCGCGATGGACCTGGCCATCGGCGCCAAGCAGGTGTTCGTGATGATGGACCTGCTGACCAAGACGGGTTCGAGCAAGCTGGTGGAAACCTGCTCCTATCCGCTGACCGGCGTCGGCTGCGTGAGCCGCGTCTATTCCGACCTGGCCGTGTTCGATATCAAGAAGGACGGCGTCTACGCCAGCGACGTGGTCGACGGACTGTCGTTCGACGAATTGCAGCGACTGTGCGGCGTGCCGCTGCGCAAGGCCTGA
- the pcaF gene encoding 3-oxoadipyl-CoA thiolase, whose product MTTHAFICDAIRTPIGRYGGALASVRTDDLAAIPLKALMERNPRLDWAAVTDIIFGCANQAGEDNRNVAHMASLLAGLPLELPGSTVNRLCGSGLDAVGTAARAIKSGEAGLMLAGGVESMSRAPFVMGKAESAFSRNAQIHDTTIGWRFVNKLMKQMYGVDSMPETAENVATDYKIEREAQDRMALASQAKAAAAQKSGVFDAEITPVTIPQRKGDPVVVTKDEHPRETSMEALGRLKGVVRPDGTVTAGNASGVNDGACALLLASEAEAGRHGLTPRARVVGMATAGVPPRIMGMGPAPATRKVLALTGLSLDQIDVIELNEAFAAQGLAVLRDLGLADDDARVNPNGGAIALGHPLGASGARLATTAINQLHRTGGRYALCTMCIGVGQGIAVILERV is encoded by the coding sequence ATGACTACACACGCCTTCATCTGCGACGCGATCCGTACCCCCATCGGCCGCTACGGCGGCGCCCTGGCATCGGTGCGCACCGACGACCTCGCGGCGATCCCGCTCAAGGCCCTGATGGAACGCAACCCCCGCCTGGACTGGGCCGCCGTCACCGACATCATCTTCGGCTGCGCCAACCAGGCGGGCGAGGACAACCGCAACGTCGCCCACATGGCCTCGCTGCTGGCGGGCCTGCCGCTGGAGCTGCCGGGATCGACCGTCAACCGCCTGTGCGGCTCGGGCCTGGACGCGGTCGGCACCGCCGCGCGCGCGATCAAGTCGGGCGAGGCAGGGCTGATGCTGGCCGGCGGCGTCGAGAGCATGAGCCGCGCCCCGTTCGTGATGGGCAAGGCCGAGTCGGCTTTCTCGCGCAACGCACAGATCCATGACACCACCATCGGCTGGCGCTTCGTCAACAAGCTGATGAAGCAGATGTACGGCGTGGATTCCATGCCCGAGACGGCCGAGAACGTCGCCACCGACTACAAGATCGAGCGCGAAGCCCAGGACCGCATGGCGCTGGCCAGCCAGGCCAAGGCCGCCGCGGCCCAGAAATCCGGTGTGTTCGACGCCGAGATCACCCCCGTCACGATTCCCCAACGCAAGGGCGACCCCGTCGTCGTGACCAAGGACGAGCACCCGCGCGAGACCAGCATGGAAGCGCTGGGCCGACTGAAGGGCGTGGTCCGCCCCGACGGCACCGTCACCGCCGGCAATGCCTCGGGCGTGAACGACGGCGCCTGCGCGCTGCTGCTGGCCAGCGAGGCCGAGGCGGGCCGCCACGGCCTGACGCCGCGCGCCCGCGTGGTGGGCATGGCCACCGCCGGCGTGCCGCCCCGCATCATGGGCATGGGCCCGGCCCCCGCCACCCGCAAGGTGCTGGCGCTGACCGGCCTGAGCCTGGACCAGATCGACGTGATCGAGCTGAACGAAGCGTTCGCCGCGCAAGGCCTGGCGGTGCTGCGCGACCTCGGCCTGGCCGACGACGATGCGCGCGTGAACCCCAACGGCGGCGCGATCGCTCTGGGCCACCCGCTGGGCGCCAGCGGCGCGCGGCTGGCCACGACGGCGATCAACCAGCTGCACCGCACCGGCGGCCGCTACGCGCTGTGCACGATGTGCATCGGCGTGGGGCAGGGTATTGCCGTCATTCTCGAACGGGTCTGA
- a CDS encoding maleylacetate reductase: MDAFVYNANAARVVFGAGSLQHLEREIGLLGAQRALVLSTPGQRKLAERVAALLGAKAAGIFDGAVMHVPIEAARQARDEARRLDADCAVAIGGGSTVGLGKAIALESGLPILAIPTTYAGSEMTPIYGITEGGLKKTGKDARVLPRTVIYDPELSTGLPVALSVTSAMNAMAHAAEGLYAQDSNPIMSLMAEEGLAAIARALPGIVRQAGDIEARSQALYGAWLCGTVLGNVGMALHHKLCHTLGGSFNLPHAECHTIVLPHAMAYNAPAVPDAMARIARAIGAQDAAAGLHDLARDNGAPVALRDLGMPEADLDRAADIAVSNPYWNPRPIERTAIRALLQNAWAGVRPVTNVSRNP, encoded by the coding sequence ATGGACGCCTTCGTCTACAACGCCAACGCCGCCCGCGTGGTGTTCGGCGCGGGCTCCCTGCAGCACCTGGAGCGGGAGATCGGGCTGCTGGGCGCGCAACGGGCGCTGGTGTTGTCCACGCCGGGCCAGCGCAAGCTGGCCGAGCGCGTGGCCGCCCTGCTGGGGGCGAAGGCGGCGGGCATCTTCGACGGGGCGGTCATGCATGTGCCCATCGAAGCGGCCCGCCAGGCGCGCGACGAGGCGCGCCGGCTGGACGCCGATTGCGCCGTCGCCATCGGCGGTGGCTCCACGGTGGGGCTGGGCAAGGCCATCGCGCTCGAGTCCGGGCTGCCCATCCTGGCCATTCCCACCACTTATGCCGGCTCCGAGATGACGCCGATCTACGGCATCACCGAAGGCGGCCTGAAAAAGACGGGCAAGGACGCGCGCGTGCTGCCGCGCACCGTGATCTACGACCCCGAGCTGTCGACGGGGCTGCCGGTGGCGCTGTCGGTCACCAGCGCGATGAATGCCATGGCGCATGCCGCCGAGGGCCTGTACGCGCAGGACAGCAACCCCATCATGTCGCTGATGGCCGAGGAAGGGCTGGCGGCCATCGCCCGCGCGCTGCCGGGCATCGTGCGCCAGGCCGGCGACATCGAGGCCCGGTCGCAGGCGCTGTATGGCGCCTGGCTGTGCGGCACCGTGCTGGGCAACGTCGGCATGGCGCTGCACCACAAGCTTTGCCATACGCTGGGCGGCAGCTTCAACCTGCCGCACGCCGAATGCCATACCATCGTGCTGCCGCATGCGATGGCCTACAACGCTCCGGCCGTGCCGGACGCCATGGCGCGCATCGCGCGCGCCATCGGTGCCCAGGACGCGGCGGCGGGGCTCCACGACCTTGCCCGCGACAACGGCGCCCCCGTTGCCCTGCGGGATCTCGGCATGCCGGAGGCCGATCTCGATCGCGCCGCCGACATCGCGGTGTCCAATCCCTATTGGAACCCGCGTCCCATCGAGCGCACGGCTATCCGCGCGCTGCTGCAGAACGCCTGGGCGGGTGTACGCCCGGTTACCAACGTCAGTCGCAACCCCTAG